The following proteins are encoded in a genomic region of Tenacibaculum sp. 190524A05c:
- a CDS encoding ABC-F family ATP-binding cassette domain-containing protein has translation MISVDQLTVEFNGKALFSDVSFVINENDKIALMGKNGAGKSTMMKIIAGLNSPTKGGVRFPKDTVIAYLPQHLLIEDNCTVKEEASKAFQAIFDMKSEMDDLNKQLETRTDYESDAYMKIIERVSDLGEKYYALEEVNYEAEVEKALKGLGFKQEDFERATSEFSGGWRMRIELAKILLQKPDLILLDEPTNHVDIESVIWLENFLLNKAKAVVVISHDKAFIDNITNRTIEVTMGTIHDYKANYSHYLELRKERRAHQLKAYQEQQKFIADTKAFIERFKGTYSKTNQVASRERMLEKLVPVEIDEVDTSALKLRFPPSPRSGDYPVKVNELTKTYGDLTVFKDASFSIARGEKVSFVGRNGEGKSTMIKAIMGEIDFDGECGLGHNAKVGYFAQNQASLLDPELTIFQTVDEVAEGDIRTQIKNILGRFMFSGDDLEKKVKVLSGGEKTRLAMVKLLLEPVNLLILDEPTNHLDLKSKDVIKEALLNFDGTLILVSHDRDFLQGLSEKVFEFKDKRVIEHFETIDAFLERNNINALKEIDL, from the coding sequence ATGATATCTGTAGATCAATTAACCGTTGAATTTAATGGTAAAGCCTTATTTAGTGATGTTTCATTTGTAATTAATGAAAATGATAAAATTGCATTAATGGGTAAAAACGGAGCAGGAAAATCAACAATGATGAAGATTATTGCTGGATTAAACTCTCCAACTAAAGGTGGTGTTCGTTTCCCTAAAGATACTGTTATTGCCTATCTTCCTCAACATTTATTGATTGAAGATAATTGTACGGTTAAAGAAGAAGCTTCCAAGGCATTTCAAGCTATTTTTGATATGAAATCTGAAATGGATGATTTAAATAAACAATTAGAAACAAGAACAGATTATGAATCTGACGCGTACATGAAAATTATTGAACGTGTTTCTGATTTAGGAGAGAAATATTATGCTTTAGAGGAAGTTAATTATGAAGCTGAGGTTGAAAAAGCATTAAAAGGATTAGGTTTTAAGCAAGAAGATTTTGAAAGAGCTACTTCTGAATTTAGTGGAGGTTGGAGAATGAGAATTGAATTGGCAAAAATTTTACTTCAAAAGCCTGATTTAATTTTATTAGATGAGCCGACAAACCACGTAGATATTGAGTCTGTAATTTGGTTAGAAAACTTCCTATTAAACAAAGCAAAAGCTGTTGTTGTGATTTCTCACGATAAAGCATTTATTGATAATATTACCAATAGAACTATTGAAGTTACTATGGGAACAATTCATGATTATAAAGCGAATTATTCTCATTACTTAGAATTACGAAAAGAAAGAAGAGCTCATCAATTAAAAGCATATCAAGAACAGCAAAAGTTTATCGCTGATACCAAAGCATTTATTGAACGATTTAAAGGAACTTATTCTAAAACAAATCAAGTTGCATCGAGAGAACGTATGTTAGAAAAATTAGTTCCTGTTGAAATTGATGAAGTAGATACTTCTGCTTTAAAACTTCGCTTTCCTCCTTCTCCAAGATCTGGAGATTATCCTGTAAAAGTGAATGAGCTGACTAAAACATATGGAGATCTTACTGTATTTAAAGATGCTAGTTTTTCTATTGCTCGTGGAGAAAAAGTTTCTTTTGTTGGACGAAATGGTGAAGGAAAATCTACCATGATAAAAGCCATTATGGGTGAAATTGATTTTGATGGAGAATGCGGTTTGGGTCATAATGCAAAAGTTGGATATTTTGCTCAAAATCAAGCTTCTTTATTAGATCCAGAATTAACTATTTTTCAAACTGTTGATGAGGTTGCAGAAGGCGATATTCGAACTCAAATAAAGAATATTTTAGGTCGTTTTATGTTTAGTGGAGACGATCTTGAAAAGAAGGTAAAAGTTCTTTCTGGAGGTGAGAAAACTCGTTTAGCAATGGTTAAATTACTCTTGGAACCTGTAAATCTTTTAATATTAGATGAGCCAACGAATCACTTAGATTTAAAATCAAAAGATGTTATTAAAGAAGCGCTTTTGAATTTTGACGGGACTTTGATTTTAGTATCGCATGACCGTGACTTTTTACAAGGTTTATCTGAAAAAGTATTTGAATTTAAAGATAAACGAGTAATTGAACACTTTGAAACGATTGATGCGTTCTTGGAAAGAAATAATATCAATGCATTAAAAGAGATTGATTTGTAA
- the hisD gene encoding histidinol dehydrogenase, translating to MKVYTNPDKSSWNELCKRAQFDKSELNEIVTAILENVQQNKDQALYEYAEKFDNTKLSSLEVSQEEIDAAKNEVSEELKQAIEQAKNNIEVFHTSQKETPKVIETTKGVQCWRKSVGIEKVGLYIPGGTAPLFSTILMLAVPAKVAGCKEIVLCTPPNKEGKVNPVILYTANLVGVTKIFKVGGAQAVGAMTFGTETIPQVYKIFGPGNQFVTKAKELVQEYGVAIDMPAGPSEVLVIADETSNPSFVAADLLSQAEHGTDSQVILVSNNKESIGEIEIELEKQLNELPRKDIAEKALQNSRTVYFDSIEEGIDFSNEYAPEHLIIASESADDFIDKITNAGSVFLGNYSCESAGDYASGTNHTLPTYGYAKNYSGVSLDSFVKKITFQKLSKEGIKNIGNTIELMAEAEGLQAHKNAVTLRLKSLTDV from the coding sequence ATGAAAGTTTATACAAATCCGGACAAAAGTTCCTGGAATGAGCTTTGCAAAAGAGCTCAGTTTGATAAATCTGAACTGAATGAAATCGTAACTGCTATTCTTGAGAACGTTCAGCAAAATAAAGATCAAGCTTTATATGAATATGCCGAGAAGTTTGATAATACTAAGTTATCTAGCTTAGAAGTTTCTCAGGAAGAGATTGATGCGGCAAAAAATGAAGTTTCAGAAGAGTTGAAGCAGGCTATTGAGCAGGCTAAAAATAATATTGAAGTTTTTCACACTTCTCAAAAAGAGACTCCAAAAGTAATTGAAACTACTAAAGGTGTTCAATGTTGGAGAAAATCTGTAGGAATTGAAAAAGTTGGTTTATATATTCCTGGAGGAACAGCACCACTATTTTCAACAATTTTAATGCTAGCAGTACCAGCGAAAGTTGCTGGTTGTAAAGAAATTGTATTGTGTACACCTCCAAATAAGGAAGGAAAAGTTAACCCTGTAATTTTATATACAGCAAATCTTGTAGGAGTAACCAAAATATTTAAAGTTGGTGGAGCACAAGCAGTTGGAGCTATGACGTTTGGTACAGAAACTATTCCACAAGTATATAAAATATTTGGACCTGGAAATCAGTTTGTAACTAAAGCTAAAGAATTAGTTCAGGAATACGGAGTTGCTATTGATATGCCAGCGGGACCAAGTGAAGTTTTAGTGATTGCTGATGAAACTTCAAATCCAAGTTTTGTGGCTGCTGATTTATTATCACAGGCAGAACACGGAACGGATAGTCAAGTGATTTTAGTTTCAAACAATAAAGAAAGTATTGGGGAAATAGAAATTGAATTAGAAAAACAGTTAAACGAATTACCGAGAAAAGATATTGCTGAAAAAGCGCTTCAGAATAGTAGAACAGTTTACTTTGATTCTATTGAAGAAGGAATTGATTTTAGTAATGAGTACGCTCCAGAACACTTAATCATTGCTTCAGAAAGCGCAGATGATTTTATCGATAAAATTACAAATGCCGGTTCTGTTTTCTTAGGGAATTATAGTTGTGAAAGTGCTGGAGATTATGCTTCAGGAACAAATCACACTTTACCAACGTATGGTTATGCTAAGAACTATAGTGGTGTTTCTCTGGATAGTTTTGTAAAGAAGATTACCTTCCAGAAATTATCAAAAGAAGGAATTAAAAATATTGGAAATACTATTGAGTTAATGGCTGAGGCTGAAGGACTACAAGCTCACAAAAATGCTGTTACATTACGTTTAAAAAGTTTGACAGATGTTTAG
- the hisG gene encoding ATP phosphoribosyltransferase, which produces MSKLRLAVQKSGRLNEDSLKLLKAIGISIDNGKDQLKASARNFPLEVFFLRNGDIPQYLRDGVVDIAIIGENLIIEKGNNIDVVEKLGFSKCRVSIAVPKTSEAKSLADLAGKKIATSYPKTVEKFLAKAGVEANLHIINGSVEIAPNIGLADAVCDIVSSGSTLFKNNLKEIEVLVKSEAVLVKSPQISAENQAVLDKIQFRLQSVLAARKNKYVLLNAPNNKVDDIINILPGIKSPTILPLAQEGWSSVHSVINKNDFWDLIDELRAAGAEGILVCPIENMIQ; this is translated from the coding sequence ATGAGTAAACTAAGATTAGCAGTTCAAAAATCAGGAAGACTTAACGAAGATTCTTTAAAACTTTTAAAAGCCATTGGAATTTCGATTGATAATGGGAAAGATCAATTAAAAGCTTCAGCTCGTAATTTTCCATTAGAAGTTTTCTTTTTAAGAAATGGTGATATTCCTCAATACTTAAGAGATGGAGTAGTGGATATCGCAATTATTGGTGAGAATTTAATCATTGAAAAAGGAAATAATATTGATGTAGTTGAGAAATTAGGATTTTCTAAATGTCGAGTTTCCATTGCTGTTCCTAAGACTTCGGAAGCTAAAAGTTTAGCTGATTTAGCTGGTAAAAAGATTGCAACTTCTTATCCAAAAACAGTTGAAAAATTCTTAGCAAAAGCTGGAGTTGAAGCAAACTTACACATCATTAATGGTTCTGTTGAAATTGCTCCGAACATTGGATTGGCAGATGCAGTTTGTGATATTGTTTCTAGTGGAAGTACTTTATTCAAAAACAACTTAAAGGAAATTGAAGTTTTAGTGAAATCTGAAGCTGTTTTAGTAAAATCTCCACAGATTTCTGCTGAAAATCAAGCGGTATTAGATAAGATTCAATTCCGTTTACAATCTGTTTTAGCAGCAAGAAAGAATAAATATGTGTTGTTAAATGCTCCAAATAATAAAGTAGATGATATCATAAATATCCTTCCAGGAATTAAAAGTCCAACTATTTTGCCTTTAGCTCAAGAAGGTTGGAGTTCTGTTCACTCAGTTATTAATAAAAACGATTTTTGGGATCTAATTGATGAACTTCGTGCTGCAGGTGCAGAAGGAATTTTAGTTTGTCCAATTGAAAATATGATTCAGTAA